One region of Streptomyces subrutilus genomic DNA includes:
- a CDS encoding non-ribosomal peptide synthetase, which translates to MTTSAEPTTVTATTPPPAAAPGLLARLADAVALHPGRPAVHAVDGGLDFAGLDRRTAALARALRARGVRRGDRVGVHLGRTRDLPVALLAVWRAGAAYVPLDPAYPAERIAFMAADARLAAVVSADAAPPVPAGVAVVRPDADAPEPDSGGATGGFDPDPLDSAYVIYTSGSTGRPKGVEVPNGAVADLAAALELSGAYRPEPGIVAWNASVSFDASVQQWIRICRGDTLVVIDDATRAEPARLAHLLAEHGVTDLDLTPSHWQLLREPLAGARVPRLFMGGEPVPARTWRELADAGIDALNLYGPTECTVDAITTPVTGPGPHLGEPLPGVRVHLLDARLTPVTAVGAVGELYLAGPGLAHGYPGHPGLTAGRFVADPFAPEPGARMYRTGDQARRSAEGLLEYVGRADRQVKLRGFRVEPGEVEHALGSLPGVGAAAVAVHEAAPGDHRLAGYVTGAVRPADLLAELRRTLPAHLVPSTVTVLDALPLTPNGKVDHRALPAPAAQAAAPGAAAGSDARGGVEEQVAEVWRTVLGVPGVEPTDSFLGLGGHSLAALRVVHLLRRKLNVELQLRDLLDAADLAGFTSAVRRAAAAGPSAVRPALTARREAVR; encoded by the coding sequence ATGACCACCTCTGCCGAGCCGACCACCGTCACCGCCACCACCCCGCCTCCCGCCGCCGCCCCCGGCCTGCTGGCCCGTCTGGCCGACGCCGTCGCGCTGCACCCCGGGCGGCCCGCCGTGCATGCCGTCGACGGGGGTCTCGACTTCGCCGGGCTGGACCGCCGTACCGCCGCTCTGGCCCGGGCCCTGCGGGCGCGGGGTGTGCGGCGGGGGGACCGGGTCGGGGTGCATCTCGGCCGCACCCGCGACCTGCCGGTCGCGCTGCTCGCCGTCTGGCGGGCCGGCGCCGCGTACGTCCCGCTCGATCCGGCCTACCCGGCCGAACGGATCGCCTTCATGGCCGCCGACGCCCGCCTCGCCGCCGTGGTCAGCGCCGACGCCGCGCCGCCCGTACCGGCCGGGGTCGCGGTGGTCCGCCCGGACGCCGACGCACCGGAACCCGACAGCGGCGGGGCGACGGGCGGGTTCGACCCGGACCCGCTCGACTCCGCCTACGTCATCTACACCTCCGGTTCCACCGGCCGCCCCAAGGGCGTGGAGGTCCCGAACGGCGCCGTCGCCGATCTCGCCGCGGCCCTGGAACTCAGCGGCGCCTACCGCCCCGAGCCGGGCATCGTGGCGTGGAACGCCAGCGTCTCCTTCGACGCCTCCGTCCAGCAGTGGATCCGGATCTGCCGGGGCGACACCCTCGTGGTGATCGACGACGCCACGCGGGCCGAACCGGCCCGCCTTGCGCACCTGCTCGCCGAGCACGGCGTCACCGACCTCGACCTCACCCCCTCGCACTGGCAGCTGCTCCGCGAGCCGCTGGCCGGCGCCCGTGTCCCGCGGCTGTTCATGGGCGGTGAACCCGTGCCCGCCCGGACCTGGCGCGAACTGGCCGACGCCGGTATCGACGCGCTCAACCTGTACGGGCCCACCGAGTGCACCGTCGACGCGATCACCACCCCGGTCACCGGCCCCGGCCCGCACCTGGGCGAGCCGCTGCCCGGCGTCCGCGTCCACCTGCTCGACGCCCGGCTCACCCCCGTCACGGCCGTCGGCGCGGTCGGCGAGCTGTACCTGGCCGGGCCCGGCCTGGCGCACGGCTACCCGGGCCACCCGGGCCTGACCGCGGGCCGGTTCGTCGCGGACCCCTTCGCACCGGAGCCCGGCGCCCGGATGTACCGCACCGGCGACCAGGCACGGCGCTCCGCCGAGGGCCTGCTGGAGTACGTGGGCCGGGCGGACCGCCAGGTCAAGCTGCGCGGTTTCCGGGTGGAACCGGGCGAGGTCGAGCACGCGCTGGGCTCCCTGCCCGGGGTGGGCGCGGCCGCGGTCGCCGTCCACGAGGCCGCGCCGGGGGACCACCGGCTGGCCGGCTACGTCACCGGCGCCGTCCGCCCCGCCGACCTGCTGGCCGAGCTGCGCCGCACCCTGCCCGCCCATCTGGTGCCGTCCACCGTGACCGTACTGGACGCCCTGCCGCTCACCCCCAACGGCAAGGTCGACCACCGTGCCCTGCCCGCCCCGGCGGCGCAGGCCGCCGCACCCGGCGCGGCCGCCGGGTCGGACGCGCGGGGCGGGGTGGAGGAGCAGGTCGCCGAGGTCTGGCGCACCGTGCTCGGTGTGCCCGGCGTCGAGCCGACCGACAGCTTCCTCGGCCTCGGCGGGCACTCGCTCGCCGCCCTGCGCGTCGTCCACCTGCTGCGCCGCAAGCTCAACGTCGAGCTCCAGCTCCGCGACCTGCTGGACGCCGCCGACCTGGCCGGCTTCACCTCGGCCGTCCGGCGCGCCGCCGCGGCCGGACCCTCTGCCGTCCGCCCCGCGCTCACCGCCCGCCGGGAGGCCGTCCGATGA
- a CDS encoding thioesterase II family protein, whose product MTTAPTATAATTATALTAAPSAPAARTARPRTEGDWLLVPAPQPHRPVRLFCFPHAGGDAPAFTPLARALAPVAEVWSVRPPARGGRGRHPMPPDFAALTAAVAEALTPHLTGGDGGRFAFYGQSLGALLAYEVARALPADRRPELVVVAGAPCPAEWAGRTSRDLDAPALLRLTGLEEVVGSDPGLAELALAAIRTDLAVSATYRHRPHAPIGSAIHALAGADDPMLATTGLTGWADHTRGAFGHGVVPGGHLLATVDRPGPVALLTALLADRQAPAPSHHTPTEQSC is encoded by the coding sequence ATGACCACTGCGCCCACCGCGACCGCCGCGACCACCGCGACCGCCCTGACCGCCGCGCCCAGCGCACCCGCCGCGAGGACCGCCCGCCCCCGGACCGAGGGCGACTGGCTCCTGGTCCCCGCCCCCCAACCCCACCGCCCCGTCCGGCTGTTCTGCTTCCCGCACGCCGGCGGTGACGCCCCCGCCTTCACCCCGCTGGCCCGCGCCCTGGCGCCCGTCGCCGAGGTCTGGTCGGTGCGCCCGCCGGCCCGGGGCGGCCGCGGCCGGCACCCGATGCCACCGGACTTCGCCGCCTTGACCGCCGCCGTCGCCGAGGCGCTGACCCCGCACCTGACCGGCGGCGACGGCGGTCGGTTCGCCTTCTACGGCCAGAGCCTCGGCGCGCTGCTCGCCTACGAGGTGGCCCGCGCCCTGCCCGCCGACCGCCGCCCCGAGCTGGTGGTCGTCGCCGGAGCGCCGTGCCCCGCCGAGTGGGCCGGGCGCACGTCCAGGGACCTGGACGCCCCCGCTCTCCTCAGGCTCACCGGCCTGGAGGAGGTGGTCGGCTCCGATCCGGGCCTGGCCGAGCTGGCCCTGGCGGCCATCCGTACCGACCTCGCCGTCAGCGCCACCTACCGGCACCGTCCGCACGCGCCGATCGGTTCCGCGATCCACGCCCTGGCCGGCGCGGATGACCCGATGCTCGCCACCACCGGCCTCACCGGTTGGGCCGACCACACCCGTGGCGCCTTCGGCCACGGCGTCGTCCCCGGCGGCCACCTCCTCGCCACCGTCGACCGGCCCGGGCCGGTCGCCCTCCTGACCGCGCTCCTGGCGGACCGCCAGGCACCCGCCCCGTCCCACCACACGCCCACGGAGCAGTCATGCTGA
- a CDS encoding cytochrome P450 has protein sequence MLTTATATATATATTALATAPGTVDLTDPDLWARPDTPALIAEMRREAPVHLTDTVDDGPVWSVLTYRESADVLRNAAVFSSESGSLLGSGEGKVPVGSGRMMALTDPPRHRDLRAPANPFFSKGGVRGAARSIAERAGELFDRAVEQGEVDLVDVVSALPLAVMCDLLDVPEKDRDMVVRVCDVAFLGRTPEERRAGHQQLIPYLLHQVMLRRSDPRDDLISMMATYKVGGRLLPIEDVVLNLDNIVVGGVQTVRHTAAMGLHTLVQRPDLWQQLQRGEVSMDSAVDELLRWTSVGLHTLRTATRDVELGGRQIRRGDRVAVWVWSADRDPEAFDQPEEIRLDRSPNKHLALGLGAHYCIGAPLAKAELSALYSATLEKAALIEPTGPVRYNSSIINFGLDHFPVRLTPR, from the coding sequence ATGCTGACCACCGCCACCGCCACCGCCACCGCCACCGCCACCACCGCCCTCGCCACGGCCCCCGGCACCGTCGACCTCACCGACCCCGACCTGTGGGCCCGGCCCGACACCCCGGCCCTGATCGCCGAGATGCGCCGCGAGGCGCCCGTACACCTCACCGACACCGTCGACGACGGCCCGGTCTGGTCGGTGCTCACCTACCGGGAGTCGGCGGACGTGCTGCGCAACGCGGCCGTGTTCAGCTCGGAGTCCGGCTCGCTGCTCGGCTCCGGAGAGGGCAAGGTGCCGGTCGGCTCGGGCCGGATGATGGCCCTCACCGACCCGCCCCGCCACCGCGACCTGCGCGCACCGGCCAACCCCTTCTTCTCCAAGGGCGGGGTGCGCGGCGCCGCCCGCTCCATCGCCGAACGGGCCGGCGAGCTCTTCGACCGGGCCGTCGAGCAGGGCGAGGTGGACCTGGTCGACGTGGTCTCCGCGCTGCCGCTCGCGGTCATGTGCGACCTGCTGGACGTTCCGGAGAAGGACCGCGACATGGTGGTCCGGGTCTGCGACGTGGCCTTCCTCGGCCGTACGCCGGAGGAGCGCCGCGCCGGGCACCAGCAGCTGATCCCCTACCTGCTGCACCAGGTCATGCTGCGCCGCTCCGACCCGCGCGACGACCTGATCTCCATGATGGCCACGTACAAGGTCGGCGGGCGGCTGCTGCCGATCGAGGACGTGGTGCTCAACCTGGACAACATCGTGGTCGGCGGGGTCCAGACGGTCCGCCACACGGCGGCCATGGGCCTGCACACCCTGGTCCAACGGCCCGACCTGTGGCAGCAGTTGCAGCGGGGAGAGGTGTCCATGGACTCCGCCGTGGACGAGCTCCTGCGCTGGACGTCGGTGGGCCTCCACACGCTGCGCACCGCCACCCGGGACGTCGAGCTCGGCGGACGGCAGATCCGCCGGGGCGACCGGGTCGCGGTCTGGGTGTGGTCCGCCGACCGGGATCCGGAGGCCTTCGACCAGCCCGAGGAGATCCGGCTCGACCGCTCGCCCAACAAGCACCTCGCGCTGGGCCTGGGCGCCCACTATTGCATCGGAGCCCCCCTGGCCAAGGCCGAGTTGAGCGCGCTGTACTCCGCCACCCTGGAGAAGGCGGCCCTCATCGAGCCGACCGGGCCGGTCCGCTACAACAGCTCGATCATCAACTTCGGCCTGGACCACTTCCCGGTGCGCCTCACCCCCCGCTGA
- a CDS encoding MbtH family protein, with product MSNPFEDDNSGYLVLINDENQHSLWPVWIDVPAGWTTVHGEATRQECLDWIEANWTDIRPASLLATLDQR from the coding sequence ATGAGCAACCCCTTCGAGGACGACAACTCCGGCTACCTGGTCCTGATCAACGACGAGAACCAGCACTCGCTCTGGCCGGTCTGGATTGACGTGCCGGCCGGCTGGACCACCGTCCACGGGGAGGCCACCCGCCAGGAGTGCCTCGACTGGATCGAGGCGAACTGGACCGACATCCGCCCGGCGAGCCTGCTCGCCACCCTCGACCAGCGGTGA
- a CDS encoding TauD/TfdA family dioxygenase — translation MPTWELNPGRPALTRVPATADLAEACAWLRENEAALTAALHEHGTIFLRGLPVADSADVAAVRDVLIPEPTPYREKATPRSDFGNGVFSSTDLPPAQSIRMHNENSYTLTFPGRLLFACLTAPGTGGATPTADVRKVLAALPDHLAERGRASGWTLTRTYSDYLSLGWRTAFGTEERADVERYCRENGIAWEWQPDGNLRTSQLRSATIHHPHTGEEVWFNHLAFWNEWSLDPDIREAMVEEFGPDGLPFNTGFGDGEPLSREDVDALNAAYDAATVREPWQAGDVMLVDNVLCAHGRDPFSGERKIAVAMGRPVDLQDCRPTVHPSTAVPA, via the coding sequence ATGCCGACTTGGGAGCTGAACCCGGGCCGCCCGGCCCTCACCCGGGTGCCGGCCACCGCGGACCTCGCCGAGGCCTGTGCGTGGCTGCGGGAGAACGAGGCCGCGCTGACCGCCGCCCTGCACGAGCACGGCACGATCTTCCTGCGCGGCCTGCCGGTCGCGGACAGCGCGGACGTCGCCGCCGTCCGCGACGTGCTGATCCCCGAGCCCACCCCGTACCGGGAGAAGGCCACTCCGCGCAGCGACTTCGGCAACGGCGTCTTCTCCTCCACCGACCTGCCGCCGGCCCAGTCGATCCGGATGCACAACGAGAACAGCTACACCCTGACCTTCCCCGGCCGACTGCTGTTCGCCTGCCTGACCGCCCCCGGTACGGGCGGCGCCACGCCGACCGCCGACGTCCGCAAGGTGCTCGCCGCGCTCCCCGACCACCTGGCCGAGCGCGGCCGGGCCTCCGGCTGGACGCTCACCCGCACCTACTCGGACTACCTCTCGCTCGGCTGGCGCACCGCCTTCGGGACCGAGGAGCGCGCCGACGTGGAGCGGTACTGCCGGGAGAACGGCATCGCCTGGGAGTGGCAGCCGGACGGCAACCTGCGCACCAGCCAGCTGCGTTCGGCCACCATCCACCACCCGCACACCGGCGAGGAGGTCTGGTTCAACCACCTGGCCTTCTGGAACGAGTGGTCGCTCGACCCGGACATCCGGGAGGCCATGGTCGAGGAGTTCGGCCCGGACGGGCTGCCGTTCAACACCGGCTTCGGCGACGGCGAGCCGCTCTCCCGGGAGGACGTGGACGCCCTCAACGCCGCCTACGACGCCGCCACCGTCCGCGAGCCCTGGCAGGCCGGCGACGTGATGCTGGTCGACAACGTGCTCTGCGCGCACGGCCGCGACCCGTTCAGCGGCGAGCGGAAGATCGCCGTCGCGATGGGCCGGCCCGTCGACCTGCAGGACTGCCGGCCCACGGTGCACCCGAGCACCGCAGTCCCCGCCTGA